The window ATTATGTATCAAAGTGTaagatcaattttattttttacagctGAAATACATGAGATAATTCATTGTAGTTTGGTGTGTGTATGCATTTTTTTATATGCCAGGGAAATAATAACTACATGGATGTGCTATCATAAATCAGCAACATCTAAGAACGTGTACTGGCATATTTTTGTGGAATAGATATGTAAAAAAATTATATCTAGcaggccacctaatgagaaggaagaactcactggagaagaggcaAATATTGGGAAAAATTGAGGGCGAAAAAAGAATGGGATGAGAAGAATGAGTGGTTGGATGGAGCCGCTAAAGAGTAGGCATGAGGTTAAATGGACTCCaaaggatggtagagaacaggaaggccaaGAACATGGGTTGGCAAACCATGGCTCACGAGCCACATGTAGCTCTTTGGCCACTTGAGTGTAGCTCttccacagaagccaagtttctaggGCTTAGGACAAACTTACATTGATCTCGCCCGGCTTGAATCGCAGTCGGGGATGATTTCTCCTTGCTCTTGATTTGTGGTGAAAGGAAACATGTTCTTAATAATTTTTTACTTTATAATTTAGCTCAACTGGAGGCCTTAACTTTGGGACGTTGGGTTCAACAGCTGCTGCTACTACAACTACTCCGTCTGTGGGTTTTGGCACTGGACTTTTTAGCTCAAAGCCGACCACAGGTTTTACCTTAGGAGGGACTAATACAGGTAAAACATATTTCAGTTATTGCTATCAAAATTTGCATTAATTGGCTTGAATTCGTTATTAAATTGAATTAGTTACACCCTTCCTcttgaaatttggcagacttcTAGCCCCTTAACTTTCCAAAAAGCACTTAAGACTGGCTTTCCCCCCCTTCAAGCTCTGGGGTAGGGTGAGGTAGCTGAGAGGATTTAACAAAGGACTACATGTTGAAGTTTGACATTGGTGCTAGGTTTTTAATGCTTTAATAGACACTCCTTGTGCTGTTTTTACTGGTATTTTAATTGTTGATTAGAGCCACCCTCAGTATAAGACAGGCggctatataaattttataaaaattaaaaagtggtAGGTGTATCCTACCATTTTTACAAAGGAAGTGAACCAATATaccttcctcttattttccccacaacaaccacctTGTGAAGCATACTGAGCTGAGTGAGTaatggcccaaggtcatccagctggctttcatgacaaaggcaggactagaactcacagtctcagTTTCTGACTTAATGGCAGAATAGGCAAATAAAAACATGAATTCAGTTGTGATAACTTCTCCATATGTTTCCCAGGATAATGCAGCAGGATCCAATCTAGATTGGTCATGGGTTTGTCTAATAGTGTGTGCTGTTCTGTGTATGGTATTTATATGGTGTCTGTTGTATGTGGCTTTTTAGATGCTGATAGGGGTGGTTTGGCTGTCATTGTGCTGTCCATCCCTTGCCTTCTAAGTATTTGATATtctggtggtaaatcagcactcctctTGACTGATGAGGGCCCGTTTCCTAGGCTTCAATCACTTTCCTTGGCTGTTTTTGTGCCTGCTTGTCCAACAAACTTAGTagctgcaaagttgaatgtgtgtcCTTGTTTATTGCAGTGTGAGGCTACCAATGAGTTTGGGTCTCCTCATCTGGCCGCTTGCTTGTGTTCTTTCAATCTGGTGGTTAGCTTCCCCCCATTTGTCCTATATAGTCACAGGGACAAGGAGACCTGTGGGCTGAGATTATACAAGGCATGGAAAGAGTTGAACTAAAATAATATGATTATACATGTGACTGTCTATTACTTACACATATTTAAAAGCTTAGCATATTGTATAACAATAGTGTTTTCCTCTTTGGTCTGAATTTGAATGTTTGCTCCTAACATCCTTCTTAAAGTAGCTGGTAGAAAGCAACTGCTTCTTCTGGCTGTTTTGGAAACAATCCCAATCCTTTTTAGGCAGCATGTGGGTAGATGTTATGGGAATTGTCCATAATACCTgaagtttattcatttatttaattaatttgacttctatgccgcccaatcccaagggactcagggcggcttacaatataaaattacaaacaacaataaaaagatgtcaagaaaaaaacaatctaagttctaaaaccctaattaaaatttATTGTAGAACATCAACAACATGCGTACATGCCATTCATACAGATTCATCtaagtttattgtttatttatttatttgacttctgtgctgcccaatcccgtgggACAAGTTGCTTCCTTCTATGCGGAAGGTTTTGAATTTTGTACCTTTCCATATTCTTCAATAATGGCATTTATTTTGTATTCCTACACAGGAACAGCTACAACTATTGCTGCAGGATTAACATTAGGTAAGTATTATATAATCGTTAACATTCCCTTTTCCTTACCTGAGAGGTGATAGCTAGAAATGCCCAAAGGAAAAACATTGCACTTCAGTGGTGTGAGGCTTAAGAATGATTGGTAAACTTTTATTAGGAGTATAATTCATCTATTTCCTCTTGTAAAGTATTAGTAAACATGGCAAAGTAGACAAATGCTAGATAAAAAAGTATACTCTTATGTCAAGATAACTTTGTAATGTATAATTTTGTGtataatgtaaaatattttaaataatatttcgtGTAAAATATAACTTTGTATATAATTTATAACTGATGGCCTTATTTTGGGTCTTGGTTATTGTATGTGAAGCAAATAATATTTTGAACCATTTGAATTTCAGATTAGCTTCTCTGGATAATAATTGGAATTCTTAAATGGAAattgttatatatatttatatttacagtgcttctcaattattttctattatgacCCCCCAGGAAGATGTAAACATTCCGtgttgttccccccccccaactttccgATCTAGGCCCCAATGGAAATTTAgtcttaatatttattattttacttattataaactgcaagcaaactattggctggggaaggctgcactacccacttacctgggagtaagtcccaCAGAACTCGGTGGAACCTGTTTTCGGTTAGGGGAATCAATTGAGAAGGACCATGTATATTCTCTGGGTCACATGCGCCCCTCCCCTGGCATCGCTCCGCGCACTCCCAGTGTGGCCCGCCCTATTATTTGAAAAGCACTGGTATAAAGGAACATGAGTAGGGGCTGAGAGCCATAGATGTGGAATCAGTGTTGAACTGAAGCCTGGGAGACTTTAATACAGTGTGCCTTGCATGGCTGTTGTGAAGATTAAAATATGTGTGTTGGGGATATACTTCCTATTAATAGAAACCCACATAAaattgtatatataaataaaaccattttttttaTAGGCGCACCTGTTTCTACTACTTCTACAACAGGCCTTAGTTTGGGTTTCAGCAAACCTGCTGGATCAGCCACACCTTTTGCTTTACCGATCACTTCCACTTCTTCTGGACTTGCATTATCTTCTGCCCTGACTTCTGCTCCAGCAGCAGGTAAGCGTTACAATTTTTACAAAAATTGGTTATACTTTAGGTACGGTATTAAAGAATTATGTCACAATTTGATGACAGGAATTCTAAAGCTTATTAAGCTGAAACATTTAATTGAAGGAATATAATAAAGTTATCTTTGAGTTGAGCTCAACTCCTGAAGACGCCATTATACATCCATGTCATTGGCAACAGAGCAAATATGTTTTGCCATTGCTATTTTCTGAGATATTTTCAACTGTCCAGTTTAGCCTACAGACCTGAGATTTCTTGGTTGAGTCCCAGTCTGAATTTCATTCTCTGCTTAAAATCCAGGCTCTTCTGGTTTTACATTAAACCTGGGAGGCACCACTGCTCCAACCACCACTGTATCTACAGGACTTTCTCTGGGGGGAGCCTTGACTGGCCTAGGAGGAACCCTTTTTCCCAGTGCAAGCACAACTACAACAGGTGATATTgctcatatttattattttaaatgttcagaATGTGGCTCTTATGCATGGAtttaatgtaataatttaaaggACTATCAATCCTGCTAATCCTTTAAACTGAAACTAGTAGTAATTAATCTGATTTAAAAGCAGTATTTGGATTTGTAGTTACAGCTTCAGCTTATTATATTCCTTTTTGAAATTGGAAATAATTTTTAAGCTCAACACCATTCTTCTTTATCTCATTATTAGCAATCTTTGAATGCTTGTATCTTCAGAAGACCTGTTATTGTTGATGGTGGGAAAGTAGGCTTAGTGATAAGGACACGTTTTATTCTGTTTCTATCAGCTTCAGAGTTTCTGCTGATAACATTAGGAGAAAATTATTTCAGTCATCATAGATAATACATCGTTACTTCACAAAATCCTGAACCTTAACTTAAAATGTTTGCATTATTTTCAGGGCTTGGACAGAATGCTTTTGGTTTGACCCTTGGGACAACTGCAGCACCTGCTACTACAGTTAATGAAGGTCTTGGTGGCGTAGATTTCAGTAGCTCTTCGGataaaaaaagtatgttttttaagtaCAATTTTGTAGTTATACCAAATCAGGAATATTTTGGGATTGCCATTAAAATCCAAGGATTCCCTGTAACTTATAAATAGTATCCAGTAGCCattcgttttttaaaaatgaaacaggtATTTCAAAGTAATTGAAAATGAAGTCTGCATCTTAGAATATacattaataaagaaaacaacACAAAGCAAATTAATATAGATACATTTACTTGAATCATAATAACATTATTTTGATTGACATATAAATCATGGCTTTCAGAACAAAAAGCAAATATATATCCAGCTTTTTTTCTATGCTCACCTTAAgtactttattttaaattaatctcCCAATTGCTGAATTGAGAGCTGTATCTCATAAATTGTATTCATAATTATCAGTTTAGAAAACATTAATGGTGACAGCATTTTTCTGCTCATGTATTCACCAAcccagtccttggagagggacggcatagaaatccaataaataaacttaaGTTAGAGTTTTATAAGTATTTCAAACTTAGAAGCCAAGTataatgtttttatttcattacTTTAATCTTCCTAAACAACTATATGACATAAGTTAGCATAATTTCTGTAATATAGATTGTTAGGATTCTGTCCATAACTGTCCctaatatattggctgcaggtgttgcagactgccacaagagggagctagagtttatagctcaTTTTTCTGTgtcaccctctctttctctctgttaatttggctactcactgttaggtatgctctgcaattctctgcatgctctataccaggggtgggcaattaattttgtcatggggatggttttagagggctggattaatataattaactcagttctacccaatactgtatattattgggtagaactgagctaattatattataattataaattattattatattatattatatatattatatattataattataatataattataaattaattgcccaccccttccttccttgttccctccatttctccttccttccttctctagatggagagaagcttctgtctttctgattttctctgcctttcatttctgcttttggacagttctttacttctctttcaaaatattcctttcaggtgcctctcttcaactgacctacattgtcagttgagaaaacatagtggaggctttgcctgaaagtagctttggattccttttcttcctcctcctccctttttcccctgagaggtggggtggggggtttgctttaaatttcttggaaaggccaatgaaaccaatgaacaattaaaaaatgagcatttattggacttttgcaaaagggcatggaaagataatttctccttccttcctccctccatttctcctttcctccctccatttctccttctttccttccttcctccctccatttctcctttcctccctccatttctccttctttccttcttccctccatttctcctttcagCCCCcaggccgcactttgcccaggtctgctctatacTGTAGTTATGCatatcagctaaaatgtgtttcgGCTTCAtgtctttgtttactgattatgacaaagtcAACTCGTAAGAAAgattatgtacttggtaatatttggattgttattctgacttatgtgTATGATTTTGAACTGTTTATGGGAATgtgctatttctcaaagtaaactttaattcaagttagtgtatctgtgtgtgactgagtagttattcacaactaatctcagtctaaatgtttctgtgtgtgcacaactttGGTAAACAAGgtttactctgctcatacattaacatagATGGGCAAGCATCAATCTAAAAGAAAGAGGTATAAAAGCAAACTAAAAAATGTGCCTCAACATTTTTCAATGCCATATTATCACATAAACAGCCATCAGGAACTAATTTTCAGATAAATTTAGAGGGATTCAATCAAAATTCTGAAGCTTTTTTTCTGAGCCATCCAGGATAGAACTGGTATTTTTGCTATTGGTGTATTTTGGGCTGTGTGGCATAtttcaaacatatttatttaaaatattaaactaTTCTGGGATGTATATTCCCTGAATTAGTGATGTTGGTTCTAATGTGTTTATTCTCCTGTTATGTTCTGTTTGGTTTCTTGTTTTCTATTCTAAAACGTTTTAATAGAAATTGACCTGAGAATTGTTTGAATGTCTCATTAATTTAATGATTTTGTtggtatcattttcattttttatagtgattttatttaaaaaatcataatttaaaaaatttaaaagaatgtaaaataaaaagaaagatggggagaaaaaggaaaaatagaaaaccCTTCTGGAGATTGCTGTTTTATCACAAGGAGCAACCGTACGGAAGACTTGTGAATAATCTCAAATCGTCTCCTCGTCCAACAAGTTCTTCATTCTGCCCCCATCATCGGATCCACTTTGAGTGGAGCTGTCTTCAGTTCACCATTTCTTCCCAGAATGTCTGCTagtgtccttttttaaaaaaatgaagaagaTAATATTAGTAAAAGTCTATTTGATAATGTTAATAAAACTAAGAAGGATCTTCTGACTTATAATATTTGTTTCTAGGTGATAGAACCGGAACAAGAGCGGAGTAAGTAAATAAGATATACATGTCTATAAAACATAATGACTTAATAGTCTaggttaattaaatttaaatggaCAGACTAAAATAATTAAAGTGATAAAACATTTGATGCTATTTCAGTTGGGAATGCTTTGTTCATTTTTTACATTTCTTAACTCGGAATTCTCTTATCAGCTTATCTGACCTGGAAAAAATGTGAAATGGCATGTATctaactttcctatttaaaattaTGATATTCAGCGAATGTGATTTATATGGAATTGAAAGCTAAAGAATGAAGTTCTTCATCTCTGaatcattttacttttaaaaatctttaagaaaaatacaaaatataaataaaacgcCAAGATTCAATAAAAATCTGAAAGAAATAATCAAACTTAAAGAAATGATGGGGATAAAAAAACCTCAGATAAACTTTTTAAAGTTTCTACAATGTGATGAAAAAATCGTTGTATGGCATCAATTTTCTGATAATAGAAAAAAATCTATTAACAGGGATAGCAAAGCACTAAAAGATGAAAATTTACCTCCGGTAATCTGCCAAGATGTAGAAAATCTTCAGTAAGTAATTTCTTGGTCCTTGCAATTCTTCGTTtatgtatatgtttttaaaattctgaATTCCTTTAATTCATTTTGATAACTAATTGTgtttaaaatttcaaaatattgaaTAACTGTAAAAAGTCCGTGTACATTTGTCATATGCCATTCATCTACTGCTGTCATTGCTATTTCTAGTCTTAATCACTCATTTTGGGTGGTTATTGTGGCaggggatttattttttttctgatttcctCCCTCTTAGAAAATTTGTGAAAGAACAAAAACAGGTTCAGGAAGAAATCAGCCGAATGTCTTCCAAAGCAATGCttaaagtgcaagaggatataaaAGCTTTGAAGCAATTATTATCAGTGGCTGCAAGTGGATTACAGAGAAATACTCTCAATATTGATAAACTAAAATTGGAGACAGCTCAGGTATAGTTCCAAAGAAGATAAtttattctaattttaatgtAATAACATTAACACAATGCTTATTTTTTGGATGGGGAATGTGGGTTTGTTTATATAATGGTTCTGCTTTGTGTTCTGTTGAAACATTTGTTATCTCACTGCTGTGTGTTTTAGTatgttattacagtgatcccccgctcgttgtgagggttccattccaggaccccccgcaacgagcgggttttcacgaagtagcgctgcggaagtaaaaacaccatctgcgcgtgtgcagatggtgtttttaacttccgcagcgctagcgaggagccgaagattgggggcggggcggctgttttaaaacgttgccggcgacatggggggctcgctagcacccccccgaacaaccaacccgggtttgggggggtgctagcaagccccccatgtcggcggcgacgttttaaaacacccgcgcggctttccaatgagtcccgaagacaaacgcggaagtttgacgtttgtcttcgggactcattggaaagctccgatcgttttaaaacaggcgcgccgttctccgctgactcctggcgaacttccccgctttaggagtcagcggagaacggcgcgcctgctttaaaacgatcggagccagccggctccgatcgttttaaaacaggcgcgccgttctccgctgactcctggcgaacttccccgctttaggaatcagcggagaacggcgcgcctgctttaaaacgatcggagccagccggctccgatcgttttaaaacaggcgcgccgttctccgctgactcctggtgaacttcccgggcgaagggcgaagggcgggcgagcgggtgctggggggggcttcgccctcccgccagcaagagggggaagacccagggaagccgcccagcagctgatctgcccggcgccatctacgcatgcgtgcccatagaaaaaagggcacgcatgcgcagatggtgttttgacttccgggttcaaaaatcgcaaattaccctgttcgcaatggtcggggacgcaataaccgggggatcactgtactgggaAACTGATCATTTGATAGCTGGCCCTTTTAATCTTTTTACTCCTTGACTTTTGTAAACTTCTCTTTCTAACCTTCCTCCCTGGTGCTAGTATTCTCACACAGTGCAATTATGCTGATATATGGAGTTTAGCATGTTCAAGATATTTGTATATCTATTTGTCCTTTCCTTTATCTTCATATTTGCAGTCAGTTTTGAGGCTGGTTCCACTATCAGCTATTAATTCTCATTTGAGAAACAAATGATCAGGGTCAGATGATCACATGTTAAAAATACTGTACAGAGATCAGCCTCCCTTGAAAAGTCCATGAATGTAGAATGGAAGATGATAACAAGCAGATAAATGGATGGGACTGAATATAGCAGCAATGTTTGAATTGTTGGGATGAGCTTAGGGAGTGATAATTGTGGAAAATCTATAAGTCTGTTAAAAGTCAGCAGTTTGATAGCACATAATCAACAATAAATCACCCTCGTTCAGGCCCTTTGTAGTGATTGGGGTAAATAGACACAGGTGAGTGAAATAGGTACAGCAAAATAAGTAACACTATAACAAACTTGGGGATAGAAAAGCAGTGCCTGCCAATCACTTTTCTAGTGATTCTATTCAAGATTTATAGTTGCTATAATGCTTGTAATGTTTTGCTTAAGTCCATTTTTGGAAGACGATGCAATATAGTTGGTACTTGGAGTTTTGCTTAGTAATCGTGCAAATAATAATCTGGTTTTACCTGGCTTTCTTTCCATTGGCCTCAGTGATTTCAATAATGCAAACATTTACTCTTGAGAATATTGATTAATTATCAGGAAAAATGGTTCgctaaaacatttatatatacaAATTTTATTCTTTGGACTTTCAGCTTCTGAttttcccttttctcctcctGCAGGAACTTAAAAATGCTGAGATAGCACTAAGGACACAGAAAACTCCTCCTGGGCTTCAGCACGAAAATACAGCACCAGCAGAGTAAGTAGAAAATTGAAAGGTCTGTTCTTAATAGAGATGAGCTaaaagcactctttttgcatcAGAGAGCCAATTTCCATAATACAGTACTGTAGTTCATTATGCAGGAAATGCACTTCCTTTGGTTTGAGTCTTTCCTTGGATTCTTAGCAGGAATTGTATGcactaagtacagtgataccttgtctcacaaacttaattggttccgggaggaggttcttaaggtgaaaagtttgtaagacgaaacaatgtttcccataggaatcaatggaaaagcaattaatgcgtgcaagcccaaaattcaccccttttgccatccggagcgctgggatttccctgaggctcccctccatgggaaaccccacctccggatttgcgtgtttttgttatgctgcaggggaatcccagcagggaaatcccagcagcgcaaaaacgggcacttcgctggcaacggaagtccagaggcggagcatcccagtggtggcggtgggtttgtaaagtgaaaatagtttgtaataagaggcaaaaaaatcttaaacccagggtttgtatctcgaaatgtttgtatgacaaggtgtttgtaagacaaggtatcacaacttcttttctttcttttttttaatgttttcatcaTGTTTTTCCTTAAGTGCTAACAATGACTTATACAAGACAAATCACAAACCAGTGATTTGTttggatgtattgttttatttggcATGTCGCAAATAAAAATAtgagaagaaaaacaaagcaaatatAATTATTCTGGTCTCAGTCTTcaaaataattacatttttctTAAGTGATACTTAATTCCATTTGAAATTTAATCCATTTAATCTAGCTACTTCAGGATCTTGATTGAACAATTTGAAGTACAACTGCAGCTGTACAGACAGCAGATTGAAGAACTGGAAAATCATCTTGCAACCCAAGCGAACAATTCACACATAACTCCAGAAGGTAAAAATGCACTTTTTAATATCTTGATTAATTCTATTATGCAGGACCTTTATGAGACAG of the Erythrolamprus reginae isolate rEryReg1 chromosome 4, rEryReg1.hap1, whole genome shotgun sequence genome contains:
- the NUP58 gene encoding nucleoporin p58/p45; this translates as MSTGFSFGAGTLASAAAAAAGTGGGGGGGGFAFGGTPSSTGGLNFGTLGSTAAATTTTPSVGFGTGLFSSKPTTGFTLGGTNTGTATTIAAGLTLGAPVSTTSTTGLSLGFSKPAGSATPFALPITSTSSGLALSSALTSAPAAGSSGFTLNLGGTTAPTTTVSTGLSLGGALTGLGGTLFPSASTTTTGLGQNAFGLTLGTTAAPATTVNEGLGGVDFSSSSDKKSDRTGTRAEDSKALKDENLPPVICQDVENLQKFVKEQKQVQEEISRMSSKAMLKVQEDIKALKQLLSVAASGLQRNTLNIDKLKLETAQELKNAEIALRTQKTPPGLQHENTAPADYFRILIEQFEVQLQLYRQQIEELENHLATQANNSHITPEDLSMAMQKIYQTFVALAAQLQSIHENVKMLKDQYLGYRKTFLGDAVDVFEARRVEAKKWQTAPRVTTGPTPFSSIPNAAAIAMAATLTQQQQPATGPQPTLGISFGTPFGSGIGTGLQSSGLGSSGLGGFAGSTGFGSSAPGAPSFGFGAANKPSGSLSAGFGNSSTSGFNFSNPGITASAGLTFGVSNPASASFGTGGQLLQLKKPPAGNKRGKR